A single Nomia melanderi isolate GNS246 chromosome 13, iyNomMela1, whole genome shotgun sequence DNA region contains:
- the LOC116432308 gene encoding chymotrypsin inhibitor-like, whose protein sequence is MSRYVILLLLIAVSYIALNNAQGCGPNERFTSCKSACQATCKNPNVYCIEECMGDGCECKPGYVRNSNNQCVLQSQC, encoded by the exons ATGTCTCGCTACGTAATTCTTCTTCTCCTCATCGCCGTTTCCTACATTGCCT TGAACAACGCCCAGGGTTGCGGCCCGAACGAGCGTTTCACCAGTTGTAAAAGTGCATGCCAGGCAACGTGTAAAAACCCAAATGTTTACTGTATTGAG GAATGCATGGGAGACGGATGCGAGTGTAAACCAGGATATGTAAGAAACTCCAATAACCAGTGTGTCTTGCAGTCGCAATGCTAA
- the LOC116432307 gene encoding chymotrypsin inhibitor-like, which yields MTRATILLFFVVAIAYVAAFPDETQGSQECGPNEVFNSCGSPCVDTCERKASPICTMRCEIGCQCKPGYVRNRENKCVLTREC from the exons ATGACACGCGCaacaattcttcttttcttcgttgTTGCCATCGCATATGTGG ccGCGTTTCCCGATGAAACGCAAGGTTCACAGGAATGCGGGCCAAACGAGGTGTTCAATAGCTGTGGATCACCGTGTGTGGACACCTGCGAGAGGAAAGCTTCGCCAATCTGTACAATG AGATGTGAAATAGGCTGTCAATGCAAACCCGGTTATGTCAGGAACAGGGAGAACAAATGCGTACTGACACGCGAGTGTTGA
- the LOC116432305 gene encoding zonadhesin-like, with protein sequence MNQIVAMSFVVLFLCLTYLPNDVLTAPGDTKPSTEGPIKCDRNEEPTDCVACMPTCERPFPGICQGPICKPGCKCKPGYLKDTDNDCVSIIGCIIDNIRRDRPWSISDFMKPLQKKNN encoded by the exons ATGAATCAGATCGTTGCGATGTCCTTTGTCGTGCTGTTTCTTTGTTTAACGT aCTTACCGAATGACGTGCTGACTGCTCCAGGTGACACGAAGCCTTCTACTG AGGGTCCGATCAAATGCGACCGAAACGAGGAGCCCACGGATTGCGTCGCGTGTATGCCAACTTGTGAACGTCCTTTTCCTGGAATATGTCAGGGACCA ATCTGTAAACCAGGCTGCAAATGCAAGCCAGGATATTTGAAGGACACCGACAATGACTGCGTGTCGATCATAGGTTGCATAATCGACAATATAAGACGTGATCGGCCATGGTCGATTAGTGATTTCATGAAGCCTTTACAGAAAAAGAacaattaa